CGTCGCATGGCGCGGCCACTCTGGCCTCACCGATGGCCTTCAACAAGGAGTGAGTGAAAAATGAATACCCTGCCACATgagcttaatataaattaattcccCTCTTAATCACACTTTTAATGGATTTTTCATGTAGGTAGATCTGGTGGGAGGTTACTATGACGCCGGAGACCACGTTAAGTTCGGTCTACCGATGGCCTTTACGATCACGATGCTGTCGTGGAGCGTCATCGAGTACGGCGACGAGATAGCGGCCGCCGGAGAGTACCATCACGCTCTGGAGGCTATCAAGTGGGGCACTGATTATTTCATCAAAGCCCACACCCATCCCAACGTCCTCTGGGTCGAGGTATGCACATCTTGATCTTTCTTCCTCCAGACACTCGATCGACTGATATGGTCGATATTTCAGGTGGGGGACGGCGACACCGATCATTACTGCTGGCAAAGGCCGGAAGACATGACGACTTCACGGCAAGCATACAAGATCGACACCGAGAACCCGGGGTCAGACGTCGCCGGAGAGACCGCCGCGGCCATGGCTGCCGCGTCCATCGTCTTCCAGGAATCTAATCCACATTACTCACACCTCCTGTTGCATCATGCGCGACAGGTACCGATAACACGACACCCGTCTATCGCATACTCCGTCACTCCCCTCGATCGGCCATGTTCtgatataatatgtatatgtatgtacagCTGTTTGAGTTTGCGGACAAGTATCGAGGGAAGTACGACAGTAGCGTCCGAGAGGCGAAGAGATACTACCCGTCGTGGAGCGGGTACGAGGACGAGCTGCTGTGGGCGGCGCTTTGGCTCCACAGGGCAACAGGGAAGGGGGCGTACCTGGAGTACGCGGTGGAGAACGGCCATAGATTCGGAGGAACCGGGTGGGAGATGGCCGAGTTTAGCTGGGACGTCAAGCACGCCGGCGTTCAGATCCTGGCTACCAAGGTTAGTTGGTTCACACACAGTTCTCTCATTAATATCCCATCCGACCTTTTACTTCAAATCAAAAGGCTTATACTAACTTTGATTAACGACCGGCTTTGCCCAAAGGACCGAGTCCGACACGTTCTTTCGACCTTTCCTCTTTGAACAATATGGCTAGGATCTTTATAATTAGTGTAACAAAACAATTATGCTCGATCAATTACATAGTTTCGTAGCTGACGTGACGTTAAAATAAAGGTTCGGATCCACACCGTTCCTTTTTCTCTTGCTTGAGGATCACGGAACCGCTGGCAAATGACACGTAATATTTGCACCCAAGCGGTTTTGTTTTGTTGGAGAGATAAAATTTAGGGCGGACAGTAATAACGTGACATTAATTAATAATGGTGTGACAGCTCACCATTTGCCACATGTGGCACGAGTAGGACTGAGACGGAGGTGTGTTTTCTGTCCACATCATCTTTTTAATTCGAACGATTAGGTGAAATGAtcgaattatttatatatattgtttATTCAAAAGCTATAGACGATTGAGATGTCATTTAGAGAAGTGTCTTGTGCATTAGGTCAGTTGACTGTTCTCGCAGTCTGTAATTGATTGATCCGGATGATTAGAAGACATGGTTGGTGAACGAGCTGTAGCACATTAATTGATCTTGATGACCGACAAATTACTTAGCAGCTTTCTCTAAGTCCGTGCCGGAAAACTAAAAGTGTTGACTTGGTCTTGCTCAGCTTTTCAAGGGAGGCGATCTACCGGAGTCGCAAAGACGAGCAGCGCAACAATACCGAGCCAAGGCCCAGTTCTACGTCTGCGCTTGTCTGAACGAGAACAACGGCAGCAACGTGCACCGGACACCCGGCGGCATGCTATTCGTGCGACAGTGGAACAACATGCAGTACGTCTCCAGCGCCGCCTTCCTCCTCAGCGTCTACTCCGACCACCTGATCAAGGCGGAACAACGAGAGCTGCGGTGCCCCGACGGCGCGGTCGGGACGCAGGAGCTGGTCGCCCTCGCCAAATCCCAGGCGGACTACATCCTCGGCGCCAACCCCATGCGCACCAGCTACCTGGTGGGATACGGCCGCAAGTACCCCATGAAGGTCCACCACCGGGGCTCCTCGATCGTGTCCTACAAGAGGAGCAAAGGCTTCATCGGGTGCATGCAGGGCTACTACGACTGGTACGGCCGGCGAAGCCCCAACCCCAACGTGATCACCGGGGCTCTCGTCGGCGGCCCTGACTCCCGGGACAAGTTCAGAGATCAGCGGGGGAATTACATGCAGACGGAGGCATGCACGTACAACACCGCGCCGCTAGTGGGCGTGTTCGCCAAGCTGCATCGCTTGTCGGATCAACAGATACAAATACAGGAAATGTCAACTCCGGCGGCTTCCTCCTCCTAGGAAACCAAACCATCGCAGGGTTGGACAAGATGGGTACAGCATTTCttcattctttcttctttttgattCATTCAGAGCGCGCACCGACGAGCCTGAAGACAACGTCATGGCTCTCGTTCTTGGGAGGCGTCTCACGGGCTATCAAGGAATACAAATGCCAAGATGGGC
This DNA window, taken from Musa acuminata AAA Group cultivar baxijiao chromosome BXJ3-7, Cavendish_Baxijiao_AAA, whole genome shotgun sequence, encodes the following:
- the LOC103990867 gene encoding endoglucanase 7 isoform X1, with product MVIGSMKAEGRIERSSRRSGSGIDLTCTFKLVALLWAVLPIAAIEAFDYKDALSKSLLYFEAQRSGHLPYNQRVAWRGHSGLTDGLQQGVDLVGGYYDAGDHVKFGLPMAFTITMLSWSVIEYGDEIAAAGEYHHALEAIKWGTDYFIKAHTHPNVLWVEVGDGDTDHYCWQRPEDMTTSRQAYKIDTENPGSDVAGETAAAMAAASIVFQESNPHYSHLLLHHARQLFEFADKYRGKYDSSVREAKRYYPSWSGYEDELLWAALWLHRATGKGAYLEYAVENGHRFGGTGWEMAEFSWDVKHAGVQILATKLFKGGDLPESQRRAAQQYRAKAQFYVCACLNENNGSNVHRTPGGMLFVRQWNNMQYVSSAAFLLSVYSDHLIKAEQRELRCPDGAVGTQELVALAKSQADYILGANPMRTSYLVGYGRKYPMKVHHRGSSIVSYKRSKGFIGCMQGYYDWYGRRSPNPNVITGALVGGPDSRDKFRDQRGNYMQTEACTYNTAPLVGVFAKLHRLSDQQIQIQEMSTPAASSS
- the LOC103990867 gene encoding endoglucanase 7 isoform X2; this translates as MARPLWPHRWPSTRNLVGGYYDAGDHVKFGLPMAFTITMLSWSVIEYGDEIAAAGEYHHALEAIKWGTDYFIKAHTHPNVLWVEVGDGDTDHYCWQRPEDMTTSRQAYKIDTENPGSDVAGETAAAMAAASIVFQESNPHYSHLLLHHARQLFEFADKYRGKYDSSVREAKRYYPSWSGYEDELLWAALWLHRATGKGAYLEYAVENGHRFGGTGWEMAEFSWDVKHAGVQILATKLFKGGDLPESQRRAAQQYRAKAQFYVCACLNENNGSNVHRTPGGMLFVRQWNNMQYVSSAAFLLSVYSDHLIKAEQRELRCPDGAVGTQELVALAKSQADYILGANPMRTSYLVGYGRKYPMKVHHRGSSIVSYKRSKGFIGCMQGYYDWYGRRSPNPNVITGALVGGPDSRDKFRDQRGNYMQTEACTYNTAPLVGVFAKLHRLSDQQIQIQEMSTPAASSS